In one Neobacillus sp. CF12 genomic region, the following are encoded:
- a CDS encoding DUF58 domain-containing protein has product MMRRLWNPFKKVWKFVILLFLILLTFSYAMFQGGFVSWFLFYSFLPFALYCFCLSFYSLNELEITREIPKTDYNAGESLKVTVKVKRNSFFPIFYLLIEDQLNETLKFSHQKKNAKSLVLPGFRKEFSYEYIIDELPRGEHVFNSFVIRTGDLLGLLEKEKVYHTESKIISYPAYTELIYRPFETHFDQGMTASRERVQRDTTLAIGVRDYQPGDRFSWINWKASAKRNEIMTKEFEQRQSHDVFLVMDCAPDKHFEAIVSFTASLLRAVLKKGAQTGLLTISRERASFPIRGGDDQLHQLFYHLARIDASSSSSFEKVLETEGMFVQQTVSFLLVTAQLTKPLIEKAGFLGQRKGKITLFLIKGKSETPTQDEKSLIALANARNVRVLMVHEGKFASAFSEVNVR; this is encoded by the coding sequence ATGATGAGGAGATTGTGGAATCCATTCAAAAAAGTATGGAAGTTTGTCATCTTACTATTTTTGATTTTGCTTACCTTTTCTTATGCCATGTTTCAAGGTGGATTTGTAAGCTGGTTTTTATTTTATAGTTTTTTACCTTTTGCTCTCTATTGTTTCTGCTTATCGTTCTATTCTTTGAATGAGTTGGAAATTACTCGTGAAATACCTAAGACTGACTATAATGCAGGGGAGTCTTTAAAAGTAACCGTAAAGGTAAAGAGAAATTCTTTTTTTCCTATATTTTATTTGCTGATTGAGGACCAATTAAATGAAACGCTAAAGTTTTCTCATCAGAAAAAGAATGCAAAGTCACTCGTATTGCCTGGTTTTAGGAAAGAATTTTCCTATGAATATATCATTGATGAACTGCCGCGGGGGGAGCATGTATTCAATAGCTTTGTCATTCGAACAGGTGACCTTCTGGGCTTACTTGAAAAAGAAAAAGTGTATCACACTGAAAGTAAAATTATCTCTTATCCAGCCTATACAGAGTTAATTTACCGGCCATTTGAGACCCATTTTGATCAAGGTATGACTGCATCAAGAGAACGTGTACAACGTGATACCACACTGGCGATTGGCGTAAGGGATTACCAGCCGGGTGACCGCTTCTCATGGATTAATTGGAAAGCATCTGCAAAACGCAACGAAATTATGACAAAGGAATTTGAGCAGCGGCAATCCCATGATGTGTTTTTGGTGATGGATTGTGCGCCGGATAAGCACTTTGAGGCAATTGTTTCCTTTACAGCATCTTTATTACGGGCAGTTTTGAAAAAGGGAGCACAAACAGGCCTTTTAACCATTAGCCGAGAAAGAGCGTCATTTCCAATTAGAGGCGGAGATGATCAACTGCATCAACTCTTTTATCATCTTGCTAGGATAGATGCAAGTAGTTCTTCTTCATTTGAGAAGGTGTTAGAGACCGAAGGAATGTTTGTTCAGCAAACGGTATCCTTCTTACTCGTAACAGCTCAGTTAACAAAACCTTTAATAGAAAAGGCAGGCTTTCTAGGGCAAAGAAAAGGGAAAATTACTTTGTTTCTCATCAAAGGAAAATCAGAAACTCCTACCCAAGATGAGAAATCGCTGATTGCACTTGCAAATGCACGAAACGTACGTGTTCTTATGGTTCATGAAGGAAAATTTGCTTCTGCCTTTTCGGAGGTAAATGTGCGATGA